ACCACTCGTACGCTCGCCTTCACTCGCTCCCCCGCCTCAGGAACTTCACTCAACGGTGCCTCCAGCATCGCCGACTCCTCCTGCTACGGTAGGTATGAGTAATGAAATGGGTTTTGGACAGGTTTCAACAGGGACGTTGTCGGCAACGGAGACGATACAGCCACAAACACAGACCAGTGAACCAGAAATAGCCGACCCACAACCTTCCCAAACATCACCTGTTCCTATTCCTGCACCACCTAATCCCACACCAGATATCCCGGCTCCATCGAATCCCACACCAGAAATCCCAAACGCCCATCCTATGAGAACCCGTTCCAAGAACAACATATCCAAACCAACCAAAAAGCTTACCCTTGTTGCCACCACCACCAAACCTGAAATAAAAATCCCAACCACAATCCACCAGGCCATGCGAGATGAGAATTGGCGTCGTTCCATGAGTGTGGAATACGATGCTCAAATTCAGAATCAGACGTTTGAATTGGTGCCACCAACGCCGGATCAAAATGTGATCAGTTCGAAATGGATTCatactataaaatatttggCTAATGGTGAGATTGGCATGTACAAATCTAGATGGGTGGCACGTGGATACAACCAGGAGTATGGGGTTGACTACGGTGAAACATTTAGTCCCGTGGTTAAGTCAGTGACTATCCGGCTGGTTCTACACTTGGCAGTGTCGAAGTCTTGGCCTATTAAGCAACTCGATGTCAACAACGCCTTTCTCCATGGGACGCTCAAAGAAGAAGTATATGTCTCCCAACCACCCGGCTTCGTAGATCGTGACCGCCCTCACCATGTTTGTCGCCTAAAGAAAGCATTATATGGTCTTAAGCAAGCGCCACGGGCTTGGTACGAGGAACTAAAGACTTTTCTTCTCCAAATGGGATGCCACAACTCGACAGCGGATACTTCTGTTTTCATTTACCTCCACGAGAGCCATGTCCTCTACATCTTGGTATACGTTGACGACATCATTGTCACCGGGAGCACATCTTCTCTTGTCACGGCTTGTATACACGTTCTAGCTTCACGCTTCTCTCTCAAAGAACCTCAAGACCTCAACTACTTTCTCGGCATTGAAGTAACACGTACCCAACGTGGCCTACACATGATGCAGCGGCGATACATTGTTGATCTCCTCACCAAGCTTCATATGCTCGACGCAAAACCTGTCTCCACACCTCAAGCAACCACGCCAAAGCTCTCCTTACTCTCGGGGTCACCTCTTGCCGATCCCAAAGAGTTCAGGATGGTGATTGGGAGCCTCCAGTACCTATCCTACACAAGACCAGACATCGCTTACAGCGTCAACAGACTATCTCAATTTATGCATCGCCCAACGGACGTTCATTGGCAAGCGGCGAAGCGTATACTAAGGTATCTTGCTGGTTCTCTCACTCATGGAGTTTTCATCAGCACCAGCTCGCCTATACATCTTCATGCATTCTCTGATGCGGACTGGGCTGGGGACACCGACGATTTTGTGTCCACAAATGCATACATCGTCTATCTCGGCAAAACTCCTATCGCATGGTCCTCTAAGAAACAGACTGGCATTGCGCGTTCTTCCACAGAAGCGGAGTACCGGTCCGTTGCCAATACAGCTTCTGAACTAAGCTGGATCTCTTCTTTACTACAGGAACTTGGTGTGCGGATGCCTTCTACTCCTACCATTTACTGCGACAATGTAGGAGCGACGTACCTAAGTGCTAATCCAGTGTTCCATTCAAAGATGAAACACCTTGCACTTGACTTCCACTTCGTGCGCAATAATGTTCAATCTGGTGCACTTCGGGTACAGCATGTCTCGACACGCGATCAGCTCGCAGATGCTCTTACTAAACCATTGGCACGGTCGAGATTCAATGAGCTTATGTCCAAGATTGGAGTGATCAAACTccctccatcttgagggggtgTGTAGAGAATATGTGTATAGGGTATTTAAGTCTTTGTATAATACCTAGACTACTTCTTGTTATCTGTATATATACAGTCTCgtacatattaataaaatcagtTCAGCCAATACTCTTATATAAAAGACATGAGGGAGATGTTGGACCATATGTCGTGGAGGTACGTCATCTTTTACTTACGATTAAAACAGGCTTATCTGTCTCAGGATCTGACCAACGCCATGAACATCTTGCCGGAGAGTCGCCGGAATGATTACGTTCTAGCCGCAAACCAACTAGTGGAAAACATGAGTGAGGTAAAAGTTAATAACTAATGATTAATGCGTTTTATATAATGTTCAACGTtgacaaaatattatttcttctgaaaatttaataatattgacTAGCTATATACTAATAGTTtcacatttaatgttgatttacaAAAATTGGTTCAATAATAAACAAGCAAGTGGAAATCAAATTAAAAgcatatgattttttatttattaaaagcaTATGATAGTTGGAGGAGTTTTATAATAGTTCAAAATGTCTTTGATGTAATAGTTGGACTTTTACGTACGGACGCCAAAGGTTTACGAGTCGTATCTCTACTACGAGAAGACATTGAAATCGATAGACGACGTGGTGGAGCTTCTTGCTTAATTGTATTTGTGTTGTATATGATATATATCTCTCTTCACATGAAATCTCTGTACTCATTACATTATGTTATGTCATATTACATCTTATATAATGTGAAGAAATTCAAGAAGCGGTTAGGACTTTGAATAGTTTATTGCAGTGAAgagtattataaatttttaaagcAAAAGTGTAgtattcaacttttttttttttgtcatcttgtGTTTGATCATCTCATTGCCTGCCCGAATTTGTCACATCCACCATCAAGGCATCAACCAATAGGAATCCTCTTCTTGGCATCATACGCATGTCCTTAGCCCTTTAATATAAGCTATCGATTACATACAAGTGTTACATGTTTGTtttcaaacaaaagaaatgaaaaacacTCCTGATAATTCAACAAATAACCccataattctttttttttttgatcaaataaccCCATAATTCAAATAGTATAAGAaagtaaacaagaaaaaaaggaaacgaAAAGATGAAAAGACACACTCTTATGTTTACATTTCTTAAGCGAATTCAATAGATAACCTTTCTTATTTTTcactatctatcttattaaaacagaaacattctgttggacctaacatttattttgtaagtttttaaattaaatacacatttatactttatagttaaacctacattaaatcactaatattcctttctttatactactatccatgtttccaaacaatatacttatttctttatactactatcaatgtttccaaacaatatattttatatactactatcaatgtttccaaacaatacaataattaatcttagttattttatatctatcattttctctttaaaattttgtaaaaacgtcataatttcataaattacaaaataatgaactttaaaatttggattataagattacaaattatgaaaatattacaatttcaatcaaattaaattacatattggtcatccatcagttcaatcggttagtctcgggttttagtgactttttaatatgaatattttaaaaaactaaattgaattgttagatcttcggaataaccggtataatcacaatcgggttgaatttaaaaacactgatttaaatacaaaaatattttaaatacacactctttaaaagttaacaaaatatttgttttattagtgaaaattttcatcgtaaaatattccgcgcttccaaagcgcgggtcaagatctagttaagATCTAGTTACAAGTAATAAAAGATTGCATCAACATATAAGTTCCTTGAAACCGTGTAACACTCTCAGTCTTCTTTTGTCTTTTGATTAACTCCAAAACCACAAAGCATTACCTTTCCAAAGTGTTTTTTTTCGATTTAAGAAACATGGTTTCTTCTCTTGGAATTCGAATTCTGCAACAACAAATCATatacacttttaaaattaatatagatCAATGCATAACATTTGGTACATTGTTACCAGTACATACCAGTCTACTATAGTCTTGATCTCTGGAACCATCCCGCTTTGCGTATTTAGATTTATTTGAACTTTCGGATACTTGAGAGACATATGGAAACGATGTTGGTAGCAAGACAAGTCCATGATTCATGTCGAAAGCGTTAGCTCTTAACCGCAAGACCACTTGGGTAAGAGCTTTCATAGCTGCATCAGGATTTCCTGTAATCTGATCACAACAAAATGAATACTAATGGCTTAGTATTACACTAAATATGAATGATGTGTGTGTGTCTATAGTTTACCTGAACCATCTCCTCATCTTCACGAGCAATTTTTGGTACATTTTCCTTTTGAAGAATACGGATATTAGCTCGCGTTACACTCCTCATCTCGGATATAACAGCACCAACTTTTCCAATGAGGCACCCGATATGGGAACTCGACACAAGTAAACGAGTGGAGATTGTTGAATCATTTGTATCTTTACCAACTTTCTCACTGCATCGCTCTTGTAAAAGTATGGCTGCACTCACCGTTGGTGATTGGTCTTCGTAGAActatacacacacacaaacattTGTGCATTTAAGTAATGAGATAGATATATGCAAATAGGTGTTCATTACCTCTTTTGATGATATGAAAATGATGCTATCATCGTCTTCAGTTTCCGAGGTAGTGACTCTAATCGTTGCACCAGTTTCTTGCCTGATCTGATTGATGAAACCGCCTCCTTTTCCTATCACTCCTCCGACGTTTTCAGCTGGACAGATGAAACAAACACAAAACTCCGTCGCGTCGGCTAAATCTCTCACGTAGTTTCTGTGAGAGCTCGTTAGTGGCTGATGCATTAATGTACTCGGAGAAGACAGAAGAGAGTGCTGAAACCGTGACGGATTATCATGAAGCAGTGAAGCAACTTGATAAAGAGCCTCTCTTACAATCAAAGGCTCTCCaattatctgaaaaaaaaaaataaccaacaAACACACACATAGACATGAGCTAATATACttgctcaaaaaaaaagctGAGCTAATATTAgaattaaaatagaataaaaaaaagtcTGTGTGAGAGTGTATCACCTGAAGAAGCTCATCATGGCTCAAAGTCAAAGCACAGGGAGGTAGATTATCTTTAATAACACGAATCTGAGCATTGGTCTCGTTACGAAGATTCTGAATCACTTGCCCGCCTTTCCCGATAACACAACCTATCTGGTCTGAAGGCACAAGCATCCTCACAGTAACCGTTTGTTTCTCGCCAAGaccatcatcatcctcatcgtTACTGTCGGCTACAACCATGTCGTGAACCTTGAAAAGAGCATCCAAGGCAGGGCAAACAAGCTCTCCATCGTCACCAAAACGATTCAACTCATCACCAGTGGAATATATGGTAACAACACGCTCCTCACAACCTGGCAAAGCTTCGTTGATCCTCATGTTTGCTTTAGTCTCGGACCTTATCTGCTTCGCGATCTCACCGCCCTTGCCGATGATGCTCCCTGTTTTCTTCACAGGGCACAAGTAACGGTACACGGTGTCTTCAGAACCAATGACATTGCGATCTGTCTCATCGTGAAggtttcttctcttgcttgctCCGTTTCCAGTAAACTCAGATTGGAAACTAGATCTCTTACCATGCACGTTCCTCACAGTACTACTAGCCATTTCAACAAATGACAGGAAAACtgaaaatagaaacaaaaaaacaatatgaGAATCGATGCTATCAATTTTCATATGATGACAAAGTTCTACTATAATGATCAGATCTTGGCCACTCGAGTAGATTTAGATGAAGACAACACCTTGACTTTTGGCGGTCAACTATGCAAGAAATCACGAACAGAACATTAGATTAAATCTATACCAAGAAACTAGTTTTCTGTGAGAATTGAGCTCACGAGAACCATTACAAAACCCAAGCAATGAAGATCCATGACACATCACCAGACCAGAACTAACCAGTTTACATGATGAGTTCGATTCTATACCAACATTAGAGGAAACTTGAACATGCAGATACTTACCGGAGACGAGTTGGTCAATGATCGGCGATCGATCCGTCCAACTTGCCGGAGAATGTAGCCGCTTCTCTTTGCTTCAATGATGGTTCTTGGGGTATGAAAGCAGAGAAGTACAATAACTGGACCTAACGTCTATTAATATAACATCTGGAAGGTTAAGCGTGACTtgtggctttttttttttacttttaatctCTTTTAACCTTTCTTCGGGACGTGACGGCACGTATTATTCATAGTCTAACCATCTAAATACATGTTCCTgaaattaaaaagtaatttagTATAtgagttttatacttttaatcGTTTTATTTGTTCTTCAAAGGTTAGTGATGGTACTACTTCAAAAAACAATTGATGGTACtactgattaaaattaatacacAAATGTCtttatatgaaattattatCATTACCAACTACATTGGACTTTATTGTCCAACTAGCATTATAGTTTGGTACTGCATTGCTAGCGACGACATGAATGTAgcaatttttattttgacaaaatGAATGTAGcagtttttattttagtttttcttctttttttttttttttgacaatttgTGATGGACCTGTTGGTACTACCGGTATAGATGTCAATTGGGAGGGCCGGGCGGGTTTGGGCGTGTCCGAAtgggttttatttttttgctggaCATATTTGGTCGAAGCCCAAATAGAACCATGTCC
The Raphanus sativus cultivar WK10039 chromosome 1, ASM80110v3, whole genome shotgun sequence DNA segment above includes these coding regions:
- the LOC130510801 gene encoding photosynthetic NDH subunit of lumenal location 2, chloroplastic; the protein is MREMLDHMSWRYVIFYLRLKQAYLSQDLTNAMNILPESRRNDYVLAANQLVENMSELDFYVRTPKVYESYLYYEKTLKSIDDVVELLA
- the LOC108834946 gene encoding KH domain-containing protein HEN4, with product MASSTVRNVHGKRSSFQSEFTGNGASKRRNLHDETDRNVIGSEDTVYRYLCPVKKTGSIIGKGGEIAKQIRSETKANMRINEALPGCEERVVTIYSTGDELNRFGDDGELVCPALDALFKVHDMVVADSNDEDDDGLGEKQTVTVRMLVPSDQIGCVIGKGGQVIQNLRNETNAQIRVIKDNLPPCALTLSHDELLQIIGEPLIVREALYQVASLLHDNPSRFQHSLLSSPSTLMHQPLTSSHRNYVRDLADATEFCVCFICPAENVGGVIGKGGGFINQIRQETGATIRVTTSETEDDDSIIFISSKEFYEDQSPTVSAAILLQERCSEKVGKDTNDSTISTRLLVSSSHIGCLIGKVGAVISEMRSVTRANIRILQKENVPKIAREDEEMVQITGNPDAAMKALTQVVLRLRANAFDMNHGLVLLPTSFPYVSQVSESSNKSKYAKRDGSRDQDYSRLNSNSKRRNHVS